The following proteins are encoded in a genomic region of Brachypodium distachyon strain Bd21 chromosome 1, Brachypodium_distachyon_v3.0, whole genome shotgun sequence:
- the LOC100825958 gene encoding peroxidase 2 produces the protein MASASLKLSIALTCALLLSSACQGLKVGHYKKTCPKVEAIVRDEVKKFVYKNAGIGAGLIRLFFHDCFVEGCDGSVLLDPTPANPQPEKLSPPNFPSLRGFDVIDAAKDAVEKACPGVVSCADIVAFAGRDAAYFLSRLTVKIDMPAGRLDGRVSSSTAALNDLPPPFANLSQLIANFAAKGLSAEDMVVLSGAHTIGVSHCSAFVSDRLAVPSDINTGFANILRKQCPANPNPANDPTVNQDLVTANALDNQYYKNVLAHKVLFLSDAALLASPATTQMVRDNANIPGQWEDKFKKAMVKMSAIGVKTGNQGEIRKSCRVVNH, from the coding sequence ATGGCTTCGGCTTCGCTTAAGCTTTCCATAGCGCTGACATGCGCACTGCTCTTGTCCTCGGCGTGCCAAGGCCTGAAGGTGGGCCACTACAAGAAGACATGCCCCAAAGTGGAGGCCATCGTGAGGGATGAGGTGAAGAAGTTCGTCTACAAGAACGCCGGCATCGGCGCCGGGCTCATCCGCTTGTtcttccacgactgcttcgtGGAGGGGTGTGATGGCTCCGTCCTGCTGGACCCGACCCCGGCCAACCCGCAGCCGGAGAAGCTCAGCCCGCCCAATTTCCCCAGCCTCCGTGGCTTCGACGTGATCGACGCCGCCAAGGACGCGGTAGAGAAGGCGTGCCCTGGCGTCGTCTCCTGCGCCGATATCGTCGCTTTCGCTGGACGCGACGCGGCCTACTTCCTCAGCAGACTCACGGTCAAGATTGACATGCCGGCGGGCCGCCTCGACGGTCGCGTTTCCAGTTCCACGGCGGCGCTCAACGACCTGCCGCCACCGTTCGCTAACCTCAGCCAGCTCATCGCCAACTTCGCTGCCAAAGGTCTCAGCGCTGAGGACATGGTTGTGCTCTCTGGCGCGCACACCATCGGGGTCTCCCATTGCTCGGCCTTCGTGTCCGACCGCCTCGCCGTCCCCTCCGACATCAACACCGGCTTTGCCAACATCCTGCGGAAGCAATGCCCCGCCAACCCGAACCCGGCCAATGACCCCACGGTGAATCAGGATTTGGTGACAGCCAATGCGCTGGACAACCAGTACTACAAGAACGTCTTGGCGCACAAGGTGCTCTTCCTGTCGGACGCCGCTCTGCTTGCCTCGCCGGCAACGACGCAGATGGTGCGCGACAATGCCAACATCCCCGGCCAATGGGAGGACAAGTTCAAGAAGGCGATGGTCAAGATGTCTGCCATCGGTGTCAAGACCGGCAACCAAGGCGAGATCAGGAAGTCCTGCAGGGTCGTTAACCACTGA